A region from the Triticum urartu cultivar G1812 chromosome 1, Tu2.1, whole genome shotgun sequence genome encodes:
- the LOC125512976 gene encoding RING-H2 finger protein ATL39-like — protein sequence MATAAHARRLAASRDDPSAAPTSGRSQFDLSSGAATAVVFLSIILCFILLCTYCRCARQRAIAAARGGRAMRHGFPSALLRPADGAALTVVRYADAGAGAKKGLQPEGDCPVCLEAFGDDDGVKVVPACGHVFHAPCIDRWLDVRNSCPVCRCVVVCHYAARAGPGAGDDGDDQEVVLERVVAMIEAIREEEAAARRAPATARVRG from the coding sequence ATGGCCACGGCGGCGCACGCGAGACGGCTGGCGGCCTCGCGCGACGACCCGTCGGCCGCCCCGACGTCGGGGAGGTCCCAGTTCGACCTCTCGTCGGGGGCGGCCACCGCCGTGGTGTTCCTCTCCATCATCCTCTGCTTCATCCTGCTCTGCACCTACTGCCGCTGCGCTCGGCAGCGCGCCATCGCGGCCGCGCGCGGCGGCCGCGCCATGCGCCACGGCTTCCCGAGCGCCCTCCTCCGCCCGGCCGACGGCGCGGCGCTGACCGTGGTGCGCTACGCCgacgccggcgccggcgccaaGAAGGGGCTGCAGCCGGAGGGGGACTGCCCCGTCTGCCTCGAGGCCTTCGGCGACGACGACGGCGTCAAGGTCGTCCCGGCGTGCGGCCACGTCTTCCACGCCCCCTGCATCGACCGGTGGCTCGACGTGCGCAACTCGTGCCCCGTCTGCCGGTGCGTCGTGGTCTGCCACTACGCCGCCCGCGCAGGCCCGGGTGccggcgacgacggcgacgacCAGGAGGTCGTCCTGGAGCGCGTGGTCGCCATGATCGAAGCTATAAGAGAAGAGGAGGCCGCGGCGAGGCGCGCGCCGGCGACCGCGAGGGTCCGGGGGTGA